From a region of the Acidobacteriota bacterium genome:
- a CDS encoding DUF1499 domain-containing protein — MLLAGTLAVAAAPLGHRTGLLPAGGALGLVAVALLPLLWVLAAGLLRLARGGLEQLDLRNGAGLVLAAGASAIPIATVVLSIGAPAIHDITTDTEDPPRFEAIVAARGSASNPIEYRGPALAATQRAAYPDIQPLIVAGNPGDLADVALAVARELGWQVVAAEPFGSEEIRDTGRGSRRASEQYRDVVIEATATTFWFGFRDDVVVRLRSADGVPGATTVDVRSISRVGIGDLGANAARIREFLDRLEAAVG, encoded by the coding sequence GTGTTGCTTGCCGGTACGCTGGCCGTTGCGGCGGCGCCGCTCGGTCATCGGACGGGACTACTGCCGGCCGGCGGGGCGTTGGGGCTGGTGGCGGTCGCCCTTCTGCCGTTGCTCTGGGTGCTGGCCGCTGGCCTGTTGAGGCTGGCGCGTGGCGGGCTGGAACAGCTCGATCTGCGAAACGGTGCTGGACTGGTCCTGGCGGCAGGGGCCAGCGCGATACCCATCGCAACGGTGGTCCTGTCCATCGGCGCCCCGGCAATCCACGACATCACCACCGACACGGAAGATCCGCCTCGCTTCGAGGCCATCGTCGCAGCGCGCGGCAGCGCGTCGAATCCGATCGAATACCGGGGACCGGCGCTCGCGGCAACCCAGCGCGCGGCGTACCCCGATATTCAACCGCTGATCGTCGCCGGGAATCCCGGTGATCTGGCCGACGTTGCCCTTGCCGTGGCGAGAGAGCTCGGGTGGCAGGTTGTCGCGGCGGAGCCCTTCGGTTCGGAGGAAATACGCGACACCGGCCGGGGTAGCCGGCGCGCTTCCGAGCAGTACCGCGACGTAGTGATCGAGGCGACCGCCACGACCTTCTGGTTCGGCTTCAGGGACGACGTGGTGGTGCGGTTGCGCAGCGCCGACGGCGTACCTGGCGCGACGACGGTGGACGTCCGGTCGATCTCGCGCGTCGGCATCGGCGACCTCGGCGCCAACGCCGCTCGTATCCGGGAGTTCCTCGACCGGCTCGAGGCCGCCGTCGGCTAA
- a CDS encoding cytochrome c, with protein sequence MRFIQPLVVLLLGALLLPGAAVAQSADPEEPTFANDVAPILYESCVNCHRPGEIAPMSLISYQEVRPWARSIKNKVETRAMPPWHLDRHIGIQKFKNDPSLTDAQIATIVRWVDNGAPQGNPADTPTPPEFAPADAWQIGEPDLVVRFPDYTVPAAGPDLFGNLFEDFDLEEDRYITSIQTRPVGDLSRQVVHHALSYAVEQNEEGESMGGGIFLVEYASGKQAEIYPPDSGLLLPGGTEARLSYHLHSIGEEVDAQMELGINFLPKGTEPKHIRYSKQLGGSQGQVIGVLDIPAGEIARSDGYTRFNKAARITMFQPHMHMLGIYQCIEFIYPTQPVKAETVNCASFDYNWHLNYNYADDTAPLIPAGTILHVTSWHDNSAANRANLDPSNWVGSGQRTIDEMGFAWIGWYDLTDEEYEAELAEREAARSKTND encoded by the coding sequence GTGAGATTCATTCAGCCGCTTGTTGTCCTGCTGTTGGGGGCCTTGCTGTTGCCCGGCGCCGCCGTCGCGCAGTCCGCCGACCCGGAAGAGCCGACATTTGCGAACGATGTCGCACCGATTCTGTATGAATCGTGCGTCAATTGTCACCGGCCGGGCGAGATCGCGCCGATGTCGTTGATCAGCTACCAGGAAGTGCGACCGTGGGCGCGGTCCATCAAGAACAAGGTCGAGACACGCGCCATGCCGCCGTGGCATCTCGATCGCCATATCGGGATTCAGAAATTCAAGAACGACCCATCGCTCACTGATGCGCAAATCGCCACGATCGTGAGGTGGGTCGACAACGGGGCGCCGCAGGGCAACCCGGCCGACACGCCGACGCCCCCGGAATTCGCGCCAGCGGACGCCTGGCAGATCGGTGAGCCCGACCTGGTCGTCCGGTTCCCGGACTACACGGTCCCGGCGGCGGGTCCAGACCTCTTCGGAAACCTGTTCGAGGACTTCGATCTCGAAGAGGATCGCTACATCACGTCGATCCAGACTCGGCCGGTTGGCGATCTCTCGCGCCAGGTCGTGCACCATGCGCTGTCGTATGCCGTCGAGCAGAACGAAGAGGGCGAATCAATGGGAGGCGGCATCTTCCTCGTCGAGTATGCGTCCGGGAAGCAGGCGGAGATTTACCCGCCCGACTCCGGTCTCCTCCTGCCGGGCGGCACTGAAGCGAGACTGAGCTACCACCTCCATTCCATAGGTGAAGAGGTCGACGCGCAGATGGAGCTCGGGATCAATTTCCTTCCGAAGGGGACGGAACCGAAACACATCCGGTACTCGAAGCAACTCGGAGGCTCGCAGGGACAGGTCATCGGCGTCCTCGACATCCCGGCCGGTGAAATAGCACGGTCCGACGGTTATACGCGGTTCAACAAGGCGGCGCGAATCACTATGTTCCAGCCGCACATGCATATGTTGGGCATCTACCAGTGCATTGAGTTCATCTACCCGACCCAACCGGTCAAGGCGGAGACGGTGAACTGCGCGAGTTTCGACTACAACTGGCACCTGAACTACAACTACGCGGACGATACGGCGCCGCTCATTCCGGCCGGGACGATCCTGCATGTGACCAGTTGGCACGACAACTCGGCGGCCAACCGCGCCAACCTCGATCCCAGCAACTGGGTTGGCAGCGGTCAGCGCACCATCGACGAAATGGGATTTGCCTGGATCGGCTGGTACGATCTGACCGACGAGGAATACGAGGCGGAGCTGGCGGAGAGAGAGGCGGCGCGAAGCAAGACGAACGACTAG
- a CDS encoding superoxide dismutase, with protein sequence MAHELPALPYDYRALEPHIDARTMEIHHTKHHNTYVTKLNGAIASHPDLADKGVDELIADLAALPEAIRTAVRNNGGGHSNHTMFWQVMGPNGGGAPTGNAANAIDAAFGSFDTFKEQFAAAGAGRFGSGWVWLINRGGSLSIESSPNQDSPIMEGKSAILGLDVWEHAYYLKYQNRRPDYINAWFNTINWNEVNRRLG encoded by the coding sequence ATGGCCCACGAACTGCCGGCTTTGCCGTACGACTACCGCGCGCTCGAGCCGCACATCGACGCACGCACGATGGAGATCCATCACACCAAGCACCACAACACCTACGTCACGAAGCTGAACGGCGCCATCGCCTCGCATCCCGATCTGGCCGACAAGGGTGTGGACGAGCTGATCGCCGACCTCGCCGCCCTGCCGGAGGCGATCCGGACCGCGGTTCGCAACAACGGCGGCGGCCATTCCAACCACACGATGTTCTGGCAGGTGATGGGGCCGAACGGCGGCGGGGCGCCGACGGGCAACGCCGCGAACGCTATCGACGCCGCGTTCGGATCGTTCGACACCTTCAAGGAGCAGTTCGCGGCGGCGGGGGCCGGCCGGTTCGGCAGCGGCTGGGTCTGGCTGATCAACCGTGGCGGCTCGCTCAGCATCGAGAGTTCGCCGAATCAGGACAGCCCGATCATGGAAGGGAAATCGGCCATCCTCGGCCTCGACGTCTGGGAGCACGCCTACTACCTGAAGTACCAGAACCGCCGCCCTGACTACATCAACGCCTGGTTCAACACGATCAACTGGAACGAGGTGAACCGGAGACTCGGCTAG
- the nadA gene encoding quinolinate synthase NadA, translating to MDVALLTEFEKTQVAERQPLPDRYLGLSDDEMAERIAQAKADLGSRLLILGHHYQRDEVIRFADYTGDSFRLAGQAAKCDDADYIVFCGVHFMAESADVLSAPNQQVVLPDLAAGCSLADMAAADEVEVCWEELNAMGATDVVPVTYINSAAAIKAFCGERGGVVCTSGNARPTLEWAWAHGRQVLFLPDQHLGRNTAYAMGVPLDQMVVWDPELPNGGVQPDALRAARLILWKGHCSVHERFTVAQVEQVRRRYPDVRVIVHPECSWDVVQAADESGSTERIIRTITASPPGSIWAVGTEVHLVNRLAAELAPERTVLTLDPIGCLCSTMFRVSPNHLLWVLEGLREGAVHNRITVPDTEARWARAALDRMLEIH from the coding sequence ATGGATGTCGCGCTACTGACGGAATTCGAGAAGACGCAGGTCGCCGAGCGCCAGCCGCTGCCGGATCGCTACCTTGGGCTGTCGGACGACGAGATGGCGGAGCGCATCGCGCAGGCGAAGGCGGACCTCGGTTCGCGGCTGCTCATCCTGGGTCACCACTATCAGCGCGACGAGGTGATCCGGTTCGCCGACTACACGGGCGATTCGTTCCGTTTGGCGGGGCAGGCGGCAAAGTGCGACGACGCGGACTACATCGTTTTTTGCGGCGTCCACTTCATGGCGGAGAGCGCCGATGTCCTGAGCGCGCCGAACCAGCAGGTGGTGCTTCCCGACCTGGCGGCTGGCTGCTCGCTGGCCGACATGGCGGCGGCGGATGAAGTGGAAGTCTGCTGGGAAGAGCTCAACGCGATGGGCGCGACCGATGTCGTGCCGGTGACGTACATCAACTCCGCGGCGGCCATCAAGGCGTTCTGCGGCGAGCGGGGCGGCGTCGTCTGCACCTCCGGCAACGCGCGGCCGACCCTCGAATGGGCCTGGGCGCACGGCCGGCAGGTCCTCTTCCTGCCGGATCAGCACCTCGGACGCAACACGGCCTACGCTATGGGCGTCCCGCTCGATCAGATGGTCGTCTGGGATCCGGAGCTGCCCAACGGCGGCGTCCAGCCTGACGCGCTTCGCGCCGCGCGGCTGATTCTGTGGAAGGGACACTGCTCGGTCCACGAGCGATTCACGGTCGCCCAGGTGGAGCAGGTGCGGCGCCGGTATCCCGACGTGCGCGTGATCGTTCATCCGGAATGCTCATGGGACGTCGTGCAGGCGGCGGACGAGAGCGGTTCGACGGAACGGATCATCCGGACGATCACGGCGAGTCCGCCCGGGTCGATCTGGGCGGTCGGGACCGAGGTCCACCTGGTCAACCGCCTCGCGGCGGAGCTCGCACCGGAACGCACGGTACTCACCCTCGACCCGATCGGCTGCCTCTGTTCGACAATGTTCCGGGTCTCTCCCAATCACCTGCTCTGGGTGTTGGAGGGGCTGCGCGAGGGCGCCGTCCACAACCGCATCACGGTGCCCGACACGGAGGCCCGCTGGGCCCGGGCGGCGCTCGACCGGATGCTGGAGATCCACTAG
- a CDS encoding IS1 family transposase, which produces MNRLSTDRRGSVIAALVEGNSIRSTARLTGVSKPAVLKLLEDLGPICSSYQDETLRNLRCRRIQCDELWQYCYAKAKNVPASKRDTFGYGDVWTFVAIDADTKLVPAWLIGPRDADTTREFMLDLAGRLLEPPQISTDAFPPYAEAVRFAFGRRVDYAQTAKNDGKSHPQVHSGDPDHAHISTSYIERQNLTMRMQIRRYTRRTNAFSKKVENLAHAVALHFMHYNFVRIHGSLRCTPAMRAGVSRRLWTIRDVVTLLEEREARQAA; this is translated from the coding sequence ATGAACCGCCTGTCCACCGACCGCCGCGGCAGCGTGATCGCCGCTCTCGTTGAAGGCAACAGCATCCGCTCCACCGCCCGGTTGACCGGAGTCTCGAAGCCGGCCGTCCTCAAGCTGCTGGAGGACCTCGGACCGATCTGCTCGAGCTACCAGGACGAAACGCTCCGGAACCTGCGTTGCCGCCGGATCCAGTGCGATGAGCTGTGGCAGTACTGCTACGCCAAGGCGAAGAACGTCCCCGCGAGCAAGCGCGACACCTTCGGATACGGAGACGTCTGGACGTTCGTAGCGATCGACGCCGACACCAAGCTCGTCCCCGCCTGGCTGATCGGACCGCGCGACGCCGACACCACCCGTGAATTCATGCTCGACCTCGCCGGCAGACTCCTCGAACCCCCGCAGATCAGCACCGACGCTTTCCCGCCCTACGCCGAGGCCGTCCGGTTCGCCTTCGGCCGACGCGTCGACTATGCGCAGACCGCCAAGAACGACGGGAAAAGCCACCCCCAGGTGCACAGCGGCGACCCCGACCACGCCCACATCTCGACCAGCTACATCGAGCGCCAGAACCTCACCATGCGCATGCAGATCCGACGCTACACCCGACGCACCAACGCTTTCTCGAAGAAGGTCGAGAACCTCGCCCACGCCGTCGCCCTGCACTTCATGCACTACAACTTCGTCCGGATCCACGGCTCCCTGCGCTGCACCCCGGCCATGCGCGCCGGAGTGAGCCGCCGCCTCTGGACCATCCGCGACGTCGTCACCCTGCTCGAAGAACGCGAAGCCAGGCAGGCCGCCTGA
- the mqnE gene encoding aminofutalosine synthase MqnE — protein sequence MTCTVWARLRAAGLDDVADRVDAGKRLTLDDGIRLFAAPDLFAVGWLANRERELRHGARTYFNHNIRLEATNVCVASCLFCAFARLQPGDAGAYTMSLEQAWDKLRERSDQALTEVHVVNGLHPDLPWDYYLELLRGFKRIRPDIHLKCFTAIEIAFFSELYGKTDEEVLRELMEAGLDSLPGGGAEVFAERVRRKICHDKADADRYLAIHRLAHGLGMRSNVTMLYGHIETDEERVDHMLRTRALQDETAGVQAFIPLAFHPDNNQMRKLPAPTAADTLRVHAVARLMLDNVPHVKAFWIATGVDVAQTSLWFGVDDLDGTVQEERIYHMAGARTPEAMTPDQISHLIRTAGREPVERDTFYNVVQRPPAER from the coding sequence ATAACCTGCACAGTGTGGGCCAGACTGCGTGCCGCCGGGCTGGACGACGTCGCCGACCGGGTCGATGCCGGTAAACGGCTGACGCTCGACGACGGCATCCGGCTGTTCGCGGCCCCCGACCTTTTCGCGGTCGGCTGGCTTGCCAACCGCGAGCGCGAGCTGCGCCACGGCGCGCGGACCTACTTCAACCACAACATCCGCCTCGAGGCGACCAACGTCTGCGTCGCGAGCTGTCTGTTCTGCGCCTTCGCGCGGCTGCAGCCCGGCGACGCCGGCGCGTACACGATGAGCCTGGAGCAGGCGTGGGACAAGCTGCGCGAGCGGTCGGACCAGGCGCTGACCGAGGTGCACGTCGTCAACGGCCTGCACCCGGATCTGCCCTGGGACTACTACCTGGAGCTGCTGCGCGGCTTCAAGCGGATCCGCCCCGACATCCACCTGAAGTGCTTCACGGCCATCGAGATCGCCTTTTTCTCGGAGCTCTACGGCAAGACCGACGAGGAAGTGCTGCGCGAGTTGATGGAGGCCGGGCTCGACTCACTGCCGGGGGGCGGGGCGGAGGTCTTCGCCGAGCGGGTTCGCCGCAAGATCTGTCACGACAAGGCGGATGCCGATCGCTACCTGGCAATCCACCGCCTCGCGCACGGCCTCGGAATGCGCTCGAACGTCACCATGCTCTACGGCCACATCGAGACGGACGAAGAGCGGGTCGATCACATGCTGCGGACTCGGGCGTTGCAGGACGAGACGGCCGGCGTGCAGGCGTTCATCCCGCTGGCGTTCCATCCGGACAACAACCAGATGCGGAAGCTGCCGGCGCCGACCGCGGCCGACACGCTACGCGTGCATGCGGTCGCCCGGCTCATGCTCGACAACGTTCCGCACGTCAAGGCGTTCTGGATCGCGACGGGCGTCGACGTTGCCCAGACGTCGCTTTGGTTCGGTGTCGACGATCTCGACGGCACGGTTCAGGAGGAGCGGATCTACCACATGGCGGGGGCCCGCACGCCGGAGGCGATGACGCCCGATCAGATCAGCCATCTGATTCGCACCGCCGGGCGTGAGCCGGTGGAGCGCGACACGTTCTACAACGTCGTCCAGCGTCCACCGGCCGAGCGGTAG
- a CDS encoding trehalose-6-phosphate synthase codes for MAPRTVTVRPGSSTQADARSARRAESGSASRDRPLVVVSNREPYQHSHHPDGSIVASPTTGGVAVALDALMRERGGVWIAHGSGDADREVVDENDRVGVPTDQPGYLLRRLWLTEGEALQYYEGFSNEGLWPLCHEAHVRPVFRTPDWEAYQRVNGRFADVIESELPDPTVPVFIQDYHLALVGAKLRRRQPGVKTAIFWHIPWPSPDRLRICPWRRELLDGLLGNDLIAFQLDRDRRNFLTAAREDFGLDVTRNTVRRGNRIIAVKAVPIGVDYDRIQQITQDPTLDEEMARLRQELGLDTPYIGIGVDRLDYTKGVLERLEAIERLFEQRADLRDSLTFVQIGVPSRSSLRSYVDVVEAIDRKVADINARYGSGRGAIRYRKSAFRIRRLVALYRLANFCVVSSLHDGMNLVAKEFVAARQDDDGALVLSEMAGAAQQLHDALIINPYDVDGFAAAIGQAIDMPHAERRRRMHAMRRVVAGRNIFGWASDILQDLERLDPRALPPHPGRAEGNVERLIARKVRNRDDPK; via the coding sequence ATGGCCCCACGAACCGTAACCGTCCGCCCAGGGTCCTCCACGCAGGCGGACGCGCGCTCAGCCCGGCGCGCGGAATCGGGTTCGGCGTCACGCGACCGGCCGCTCGTGGTCGTTTCGAACCGCGAGCCATACCAGCACAGCCACCACCCGGACGGCTCGATCGTTGCGTCCCCGACCACGGGCGGCGTTGCCGTCGCGCTCGATGCCCTGATGCGGGAGCGCGGCGGTGTCTGGATCGCGCACGGCTCCGGCGACGCCGACCGCGAGGTGGTGGACGAGAACGACCGCGTCGGGGTGCCGACCGATCAGCCCGGCTACCTGCTGCGCCGGCTATGGCTTACTGAGGGCGAGGCGCTGCAGTACTACGAGGGGTTCTCGAACGAGGGACTCTGGCCGCTCTGCCATGAGGCCCACGTCCGTCCGGTCTTCCGCACGCCGGACTGGGAGGCCTACCAGCGGGTGAACGGGCGGTTCGCCGACGTCATCGAATCGGAACTGCCCGATCCCACGGTTCCCGTCTTCATTCAGGACTACCACCTCGCCCTGGTGGGCGCCAAGCTGCGCCGGCGCCAGCCCGGCGTGAAGACGGCGATCTTCTGGCACATTCCGTGGCCCAGCCCCGACCGGCTCAGGATTTGCCCCTGGCGGCGCGAGCTCCTCGATGGACTGCTGGGCAACGACCTGATCGCGTTTCAACTGGATCGCGACCGTCGCAACTTCCTGACCGCGGCGCGCGAGGATTTCGGCCTCGACGTTACGCGCAACACGGTGCGGCGGGGCAACCGGATCATCGCCGTGAAAGCGGTGCCGATCGGCGTCGACTACGACCGCATCCAGCAGATCACGCAGGATCCGACGCTCGACGAGGAAATGGCGCGGCTGCGGCAGGAGCTGGGGCTCGACACGCCGTACATCGGCATCGGCGTCGACCGGCTCGACTACACGAAGGGCGTGCTGGAGCGTCTCGAGGCGATCGAGCGGCTGTTCGAACAACGGGCCGACTTGCGGGACTCGCTGACCTTCGTGCAGATCGGCGTCCCGTCGCGGTCCAGCCTCCGGAGCTACGTGGACGTGGTGGAGGCGATCGACCGGAAGGTGGCGGATATCAACGCGCGTTACGGATCGGGCCGCGGCGCGATCCGCTACCGAAAGTCGGCGTTCCGCATCCGGCGGCTCGTCGCGCTCTACCGACTGGCCAACTTTTGCGTCGTCAGCTCGCTCCACGACGGCATGAACCTCGTGGCGAAGGAGTTCGTCGCGGCGCGGCAGGACGACGACGGCGCCCTGGTCCTGAGCGAGATGGCGGGCGCCGCCCAACAGTTGCACGACGCGCTGATCATCAACCCGTACGACGTCGACGGCTTCGCGGCCGCGATCGGTCAGGCCATCGACATGCCCCATGCCGAGCGTCGGCGCCGGATGCACGCGATGCGGCGCGTCGTTGCTGGCCGGAACATCTTCGGCTGGGCGTCGGACATCCTCCAGGACCTCGAGAGGCTCGACCCCCGTGCGCTCCCACCGCACCCCGGCCGGGCCGAGGGTAACGTCGAAAGGCTGATCGCGCGGAAGGTCCGCAACCGGGACGATCCGAAGTAG
- a CDS encoding iron-sulfur cluster assembly accessory protein — protein MGRTVGEASGRGMIEITPAAEKRIRDAMATEGAAGGGLRVGVRAGGCSGFSYLFEWEKAPRPNDEVFEAAGGTRIFVDRKSYKYLRGTVLDCDPNMLGQSLIFRNPNATSECGCGLSFDV, from the coding sequence ATGGGGCGGACGGTGGGTGAGGCGTCCGGGAGAGGGATGATCGAAATAACCCCGGCGGCGGAGAAGCGGATTCGCGACGCCATGGCGACCGAGGGAGCGGCCGGCGGCGGGCTGCGCGTCGGCGTTCGCGCGGGCGGTTGCTCCGGTTTCAGCTACCTGTTCGAATGGGAGAAGGCGCCCCGTCCAAACGACGAGGTGTTCGAAGCAGCGGGCGGGACGCGCATTTTTGTGGACCGGAAAAGCTACAAGTACCTGCGTGGGACCGTCCTCGACTGCGACCCGAACATGCTGGGCCAGTCACTGATCTTCCGCAACCCGAACGCGACGAGCGAGTGCGGCTGCGGACTGTCGTTCGACGTGTAG
- a CDS encoding aminotransferase class V-fold PLP-dependent enzyme → MQGQPVYLDHHATTPVDPRVVEAMLPFFSEKFGNASSRHHPFGWEARDAVAVARKEVARAVGADPREIVFTSGATESDNLAVRGVVTADERRPVHVVTMTTEHHAILDPCRRLEREGAEVTYVPPLPDGLCDPAAVAAALRPDTRLVSVMAANNEIGVVQPIAEIAELTKARGIPLHTDAAQAVGKIPIDVDALGVDLLSFTAHKFCGPKGIGALYVRRRRPRIALAPLADGGGQEGGLRSGTLNVPGIVGFGTAAAIVRAELADEAQRVGAMRDRLLAGLRERLDGVTVNGSLVARVPHNLNVSFDGIEGESLLVGLDDIAVSSGAACTTANPEPSHVLAAIGVPVRLARASVRFGLGRTTTVDEIDYAVEKVASLVTRLRQLAPVGVNRLD, encoded by the coding sequence ATGCAGGGCCAACCCGTCTACCTCGACCACCACGCGACGACGCCGGTCGATCCGCGCGTCGTGGAGGCGATGCTGCCGTTCTTCTCGGAGAAGTTCGGCAACGCGTCGAGCCGGCATCATCCGTTCGGTTGGGAGGCGCGTGACGCGGTGGCGGTGGCGCGGAAGGAAGTGGCGAGGGCAGTCGGTGCCGATCCGCGCGAGATCGTCTTCACCAGCGGCGCTACGGAATCGGACAACCTGGCGGTGCGCGGTGTCGTCACGGCGGACGAGCGGCGTCCGGTCCACGTCGTGACGATGACGACGGAGCACCACGCCATCCTGGATCCGTGCCGGCGCCTCGAACGGGAGGGAGCGGAAGTGACGTACGTGCCGCCCCTTCCGGACGGACTGTGCGACCCCGCGGCGGTCGCGGCGGCGCTCCGCCCGGACACGCGCCTGGTGTCGGTGATGGCGGCGAACAACGAGATCGGCGTCGTGCAGCCGATCGCGGAGATCGCGGAGCTGACGAAAGCGCGCGGCATCCCGCTGCACACCGACGCGGCGCAGGCGGTGGGCAAGATCCCGATCGATGTCGACGCGCTCGGCGTCGACCTGCTGTCGTTCACCGCGCACAAGTTCTGTGGTCCGAAGGGGATTGGCGCACTGTATGTCCGGCGCCGCCGGCCGCGGATCGCGCTCGCGCCGCTCGCCGACGGCGGCGGACAGGAAGGGGGCCTGCGGTCCGGCACCCTGAACGTCCCGGGGATCGTCGGCTTCGGGACTGCGGCCGCAATCGTGCGCGCGGAGCTGGCGGATGAAGCGCAACGGGTCGGGGCGATGCGGGACCGGCTGCTGGCCGGTCTGCGGGAACGGCTCGACGGCGTGACCGTCAACGGCTCGCTCGTAGCCCGCGTTCCCCACAACCTGAACGTCAGCTTCGACGGCATCGAAGGAGAATCGCTCCTCGTCGGGCTGGACGACATCGCGGTTTCGTCGGGCGCCGCCTGCACCACCGCCAACCCGGAGCCGTCGCACGTGCTGGCCGCGATCGGCGTCCCGGTCCGCCTCGCGCGGGCCTCGGTCCGCTTCGGGCTGGGCCGGACCACTACGGTGGACGAGATTGACTACGCGGTCGAGAAGGTGGCGAGCCTCGTGACGCGGCTGCGGCAACTCGCCCCGGTCGGCGTCAATCGACTAGACTGA
- a CDS encoding Rrf2 family transcriptional regulator, with protein sequence MLRFSKKADYALIALADLASRPEGASSSAREIAERYNIPVELMAKVLQRLVRMGMVASHQGTRGGYHLARDATRISVADVIQGIDGPVLVTACSDEDESCDQYDKCNVRDPLWRLKDRIVQSLAAFTVNELVEDDGPEPLPVTLVTRRPDETVGSAAADRAP encoded by the coding sequence ATGCTGCGTTTCTCCAAGAAGGCGGATTACGCGCTGATCGCACTGGCGGATCTCGCGTCGCGTCCGGAAGGTGCGTCGTCGAGCGCGCGGGAGATCGCCGAACGCTACAACATCCCCGTCGAGTTGATGGCGAAGGTGCTGCAACGGCTCGTCCGCATGGGGATGGTCGCCTCGCATCAGGGGACGCGCGGCGGTTATCACCTCGCGCGCGACGCCACCCGGATCTCGGTCGCCGACGTTATTCAGGGGATCGACGGACCGGTGCTGGTCACGGCCTGCTCCGACGAGGACGAGAGCTGCGATCAGTACGACAAGTGCAACGTGCGGGATCCGCTCTGGCGCCTGAAGGACCGGATCGTCCAGTCGCTCGCCGCCTTCACCGTGAACGAACTGGTGGAGGACGACGGGCCGGAGCCGCTGCCGGTGACACTCGTAACGCGCCGCCCGGACGAGACGGTCGGCAGCGCCGCCGCGGATCGTGCTCCCTGA
- the moeB gene encoding molybdopterin-synthase adenylyltransferase MoeB: MTATAPPLSLSAQELARYDRHLIMPEVGMEGQLRLKAASVLCIGAGGLGSPVAMYLAAAGIGRIGIVDFDVVDYSNLQRQVIHGTPDVGRSKLESARDTLSSINPEVNLDLHDIALSSKNALDVLRDYDVVIDGTDNFPTRYLVNDACVLLSKPNCYGSIFRFEGQASVFAAKDGPCYRCLYPEPPPPGLVPSCAEGGVLGILPGVVGTIQATEAVKLIVGTGEPLIGRFMIYDALKMRFREMKLQRDPECPVCGDNPTVTELIDYEQFCGIRPTPAQPADDEVTVEQLKARIDANDGVFILDVRKPHEYEICSIPGSTLIPLDEIEHHLDELRQPREMIVHCKSGARSAKAVKLLREHGIVNAYNLKGGILRWIDVVDQSLQKY, from the coding sequence ATGACCGCGACGGCTCCGCCGCTGTCTCTCTCGGCGCAGGAGCTGGCCCGCTACGACCGTCACCTGATCATGCCCGAGGTCGGCATGGAAGGGCAGTTGCGCCTCAAGGCGGCAAGCGTGCTCTGCATCGGCGCGGGCGGGCTCGGCTCGCCTGTCGCGATGTATCTCGCCGCGGCCGGCATCGGCCGGATCGGAATTGTCGATTTCGATGTCGTCGACTACAGCAATCTGCAGCGGCAGGTGATTCACGGCACGCCGGACGTCGGTCGCTCGAAGCTGGAATCGGCCCGGGACACGCTGTCGTCCATCAACCCGGAGGTGAACCTCGACCTGCACGACATCGCCCTCTCGTCGAAGAACGCGCTTGACGTGCTGCGCGACTACGATGTCGTCATCGACGGGACCGACAACTTTCCGACCCGCTATCTCGTGAACGACGCGTGCGTCCTGCTGAGCAAGCCCAACTGCTATGGCAGCATTTTTCGCTTCGAGGGGCAGGCGTCGGTCTTCGCGGCGAAGGACGGACCCTGCTACCGCTGCCTCTATCCGGAGCCGCCGCCGCCGGGGCTCGTGCCGAGTTGCGCGGAGGGAGGCGTGCTCGGGATCCTGCCGGGCGTTGTCGGAACCATTCAGGCCACCGAGGCGGTCAAGCTGATTGTCGGCACCGGGGAGCCCTTGATCGGCCGTTTCATGATCTACGACGCGCTGAAGATGCGATTCCGCGAGATGAAGCTGCAGCGCGATCCGGAGTGTCCGGTGTGCGGCGACAACCCGACGGTGACCGAACTGATCGACTACGAGCAGTTCTGCGGAATCCGTCCCACGCCGGCTCAGCCGGCGGACGATGAAGTGACCGTCGAGCAGCTCAAGGCGCGCATCGACGCCAACGACGGCGTCTTCATCCTCGACGTGCGCAAGCCGCACGAGTACGAGATCTGTTCCATTCCCGGCTCGACGCTGATCCCGCTCGACGAAATCGAGCACCATCTGGACGAGTTGCGCCAGCCGCGAGAGATGATCGTCCACTGCAAGTCGGGCGCCCGCAGCGCCAAGGCGGTCAAGCTGCTCCGCGAGCACGGTATTGTGAATGCGTACAACCTGAAGGGCGGCATCCTCCGCTGGATCGACGTCGTCGATCAGTCTCTGCAGAAGTACTAG